Proteins encoded in a region of the Planococcus citri chromosome 1, ihPlaCitr1.1, whole genome shotgun sequence genome:
- the LOC135832458 gene encoding protein transport protein Sec61 subunit alpha-like → MGFKFLEIIKPFCSILPEIAKPERKIQFREKVLWTAITLFIFLVCCQIPLFGIMSSDSADPFYWIRVILASNRGTLMELGISPIVTSGLIMQLLAGAKIIEVGDTPKDRALFNGAQKLFGMVITVGQAIVYVMTGMYGDPSEIGAGVCLLIIIQLFVAGLIVLLLDELLQKGYGLGSGISLFIATNICETIVWKAFSPATMNTGRGTEFEGAVIALFHLLATRQDKVRALREAFYRQNLPNLMNLLATVLVFAVVIYFQGFRVDLPIKSARYRGQHSSYPIKLFYTSNIPIILQSALVSNLYVISQMLAVKFQGNFLVNLLGVWADVGGGGPARAYPVGGLCYYLSPPENLGHILEDPIHAILYIIFMLGSCAFFSKTWIDVSGSSAKDVAKQLKEQQMVMCGHRDNSMIHELNRYVPTAAAFGGLCIGALSVLADFMGAIGSGTGILLAVTIIYQYFEIFVKEQSEMGGMSTLLF, encoded by the exons ATGGGGT tcaAGTTCCTGGAAATTATTAAGCCTTTTTGTAGCATACTGCCTGAAATTGCAAAACCGGAACGTAAA ATTCAGTTCCGTGAGAAAGTACTATGGACAGCTAttactttatttattttcttagtATGTTGTCAA ATTCCGCTATTTGGTATCATGTCATCAGACTCGGCCGATCCGTTTTACTGGATTCGGGTGATTTTAGCCTCGAATCGAGGTACATTGATGGAATTAGGTATATCACCGATCGTTACCTCCGGACTTATTATGCAGTTGTTGGCCGGAGCTAAAATTATCGAAGTAGGTGATACACCCAAAGATAGAGCACTTTTCAATGGAGCCCAAAAAC TCTTCGGTATGGTTATTACCGTCGGTCAAGCTATTGTGTACGTAATGACCGGTATGTACGGAGACCCGTCAGAGATCGGAGCTGGTGTGTGTTTATTGATCATTATTCAATTATTCGTCGCCGGATTGATCGTTTTGCTTCTGGATGAATTATTACAAAAAGGATATGGCTTGGGATCTGGTATTTCTCTTTTCATTGCTACTAATATTTGCGAAACTATTGTATGGAAAGCTTTCAGTCCTGCTACTATGAATACCG GTCGCGGCACTGAATTCGAAGGGGCTGTGATCGCTTTATTCCATTTGTTAGCCACGAGACAAGATAAAGTTAGAGCATTACGCGAAGCTTTCTACCGACAGAATTTACccaatttgatgaatttattgGCTACTGTACTAGTGTTCGCCGTCGTTATCTACTTCCAA gGTTTTAGAGTAGATTTACCCATCAAATCTGCTAGATACAGAGGTCAGCATAGCAGTTATCCCATTAAATTATTCTACACATCGAATATTCCCATAATCTTACAGTCAGCTTTAGTTTCTAATTTATACGTTATTTCTCAA ATGTTAGCTGTGAAATTCCAAGGAAACTTTTTAGTTAATTTGTTGGGTGTTTGGGCTGATGTTGGAGGCGGTGGCCCGGCTAGAGCGTATCCAGTCGGTGGCTTATGTTATTACTTGTCTCCTCCTGAGAATTTGGGCCATATATTGGAAGATCCAATCCACGCCATTTTATACATCATTTTCATGCTCGGATCTTGtgcgtttttctcgaaaactTGGATCGACGTTAGCGGATCGTCAGCGAAAGAT gtcgCCAAACAACTAAAAGAACAACAAATGGTTATGTGCGGTCATAGAGATAATTCGATGATTCACGAGTTGAATCGCTATGTACCGACGGCGGCTGCTTTCGGAGGTTTATGTATTGGAGCATTATCGGTATTGGCCGATTTTATGGGCGCCATCGGATCAGGAACCGGAATTTTACTAGCTGTAACTATTATATACCagtatttcgaaatatttgtGAAAGAACAAAGTGAAATGGGGGGAATGAGTACATTACTGTTCTAA